The nucleotide sequence TCGACTACCTCGGCGCGGAGGCGTGCGCCGCGCTTCTCGACCGGGTGCACGGCGCCTTCGAGCGGCATCTCGGCGACCGGCTCGGGACCGTCGTCGTCGGCTCGTTCCAGGACGAACTGCCGTCCCTGCCCACCTGGTCGGCCGGGTTCGCCGCCGACTTCCTGCGGCTGCGCGGCTACGACCTCGTGCCGTACCTCGACGCGCTGTACGACGGCAGCGCCGGGGCGGGACCGGACACCGGCCGGATACGCCACGACTACCAGCTGACCCGGGCGGAGCTGGCCGAGGAGGCGTTCTTCCGGCCGCTCGCGGGGTGGCACGAGCGGCACGGGCTGCTCGTCGGCTGCGACCAGCAGGACCCGGCACGCGCCGGACACCCGGTCGGCGGCGTCGAGTTGTACGCGGACTACGCCAGGACCCACCGCTGGTTCTCGGCCCCCGGCTCGGACCACCACGGCGACGCCCGTATCCACTCCTCGCTGGCGCATCTGTACGGCGGCCGGCGCACCTGGATCGAGGCGTTCCACTCCACCGGGTGGGGCGGGACCCTGGAGGAGACGTTCGACTGGCTGCTGCCGTGGCTGCGCGCGGGAGCGACCCTCTACAACCCGCACGCGGTGTACGCGACGACCAAGGGCGGTTGGTGGGAGTGGGCGCCGCCGGGCACCGACTGGCGGCAGCCGTACTGGCGCCACCACCGGGTCTTCGCCGACGCGGTGACGCGGCTGTGCGCGATCCTGAGCCTCGGCCGCCATCTGTGCGAGGTCGCGGTGCTGCTGCCCACCACGACGGCGCAGGCCGGCACGGCTCTCGACGGTGTGTCGGCGGCAGCGGCCCGCGCCCAGGCGGTGTATCTGGAACTCGTCGGTGACATGACCTGGTTCCACACCAGGCCCGGGGTGCTCGACCAGCTCGGCCATGACGCCGACGTGATCGACGACGCCTCACTGGCGCGGGCGGCGGTGCGCGACGGAGGCGCCGACGGGACCCGGCTCTGTGTCGCCGATGAGCGCTACGCGACGGTGCTGCTGCCCGCGTGCACGGTCCTTGAGGCGCACACCGTGCGGCGGTTGGTGGAGTTCGCTTCGGCGGGCGGGCGTCTCGTCGCGCTGGGGGCCGTACCCGAGGAGATCGTGGGCACGGACGCCGACGCTGATTCCGTCACGCTTGCGGCGCTGCGGGCCTGCTTCGCCGACGGCCGCGCCGTGTTCGTACTCACGGCGCAGGAGCTGGCGGGTGTGCTGTCCGATGTGCTTCCCGGGCAGCGCCCGGCCGTCGAGGCGACGGTGCCCGTGCTCGCCCGCCGGGTGGGGGACGCCACCGTGGTGTTCCTGACGGCGGGCGCGCCGCGCGCGACCCGGGCGGCCGTCGCCGCGCCCGACGAGCGGGGTGCCGCGCTCGGCTGGCTCGACGCGCGCTACGACTTCGACCCCGGCCGCTACGCGCGCACCGCGCGGGTGCGGGTACGCGGCGTGGCGGGACCCGCCGTACTGCTGGACCCGTTCGGCGGTGCGCCCCGCCCCCTGCCGGTCGGGGACGCCGCGGACGAACCGGGGTGCCGCGAGGTCGATGTGCCCTTCGACGCGGGTCCCGCCGCTGTGCTGGTGTTCCCCGCCGGTTCCGATGACCCGCCGGGTCCGGAGGCCGTCGGGTCCGCCGGCGCGGACGGCTCTGTGGTGATCCCCGCCGAGGCGGACTGGGACATGTGTCTCGTGCCGACGGCGGACAACACCTGGGGCGACTTCGACCGTCCCGCTGCCGTGGTGCGGGACGGTCAGGTCCACACCGAGCTGCGTACGTTCCGGCACCGGGCGGAAGGCCCCGGCGACGACGGCGTACGCGACGGGTGGGCGGTGTCGGGGGGCACCGCCCCTCCGGCCAAGGAACAACAGCCCCTCGTGCACGCCACGTTCGGACCGCACGCCGTGCTGCGTGACGCGGACGGGGAGACAGTCAGGGTGCTGGAGTGGTCCAACTCCCTTGGCATCCACAAGGATCCGGTGCACCGTCCCGTCCTGGGCCCCAAGGGCCATGTGCCGGAGGAGTTCATCCACATCGGCCCGACACCGGCCGGGACGACCGTACGGGTGGCGGTCGAACTGCTCCTGTCCGAGGCCTTCGAGGGACATCTCGCGATCGGCGCCGCGGCGGCGAAGTCCGCCCGTCTCGCCGGGCAGCCGGTCGGCCTGGACGACGGCGGACATCTCGCCCTGGGAACAGTCCAGTTGGGTGCCGGCCGTCAGCTGCTGGAGCTGGAGCTGACACCCGACCAGGACGTCGAGCTGCGCGCCCATGTGGCGCTCGTCCGCGATCCGGACCGCTACCGGCGGCCCGAGTGGATATCGGCCGGGGCAGGTCCCGATACCGCACGCGTCGGTACGACCCTGACACTGACCGGGACGCCGACCCGCGCCGTGGTTCAAGTGGCCGCCCGTGGGCGGTGCGTGCTGTGGGTCAATGGTCACGTGGTCGGCAGACAGGGCGGGTTCGACCCGTACGCCGAACACGCCGTACCGCGCGTGCGCCGGCACGACATCACCGGCGCTCTCCGGGCGGGCGACAACGAGATAGCGGTGGAGAGCACGGGCGGCGATCCCGCCGTCCTCGTGGACGCGATCTGCCACGACGGCGAGGCGGCCGTCGTCGCGACCGCCCACAGCGACGCCACCTGGTGGGCGGAGCGCGACGGCGAACGGGTGCCGGTGGCGGTACGCCGCGAGCCGGTGGGCGATCCGGCGGCGCTGTATCTGCGCCGCAGACCGCACCCGCTGCCCGGGGCCGCCTGGCTGGACCCTGACGCTGACGACGGCACGGTGGTCCCTGTCGGCTTCGCCGTGCCGGGCGCCCGGCCGTCGGTGGAGTGGCTGTGGTTCGAACTGCCGCCCGGCGCACGACGGTTGACGGTGCAGCTGCACGGCAGGGGCACGGTGTACGTGGACGGTGTGGCACGCGGCACGACGGCGGACGCGGACGGCACACTGACCGCCGACCTGGCGGAGGGCGGCGCCGCCACCGGCGTACGGTCGGCCGCCCTGCGGGTGGAGCCGCACCCGGGCCATGAGGGCGGGGCGGCCCTCGCGGGGCCGGTGCGCTGTGAGGTCGGCCCGGGGCGGATCAGGACCGGTGACTGGGAGGCCAACGGCCTCGCCGAGTACAGCGGCGGGATCCGCTACAGCCGGGTCGTGCGGCTCCCGGCCGACGCGGCGGACGGCCGGGTCTCCCTCGACCTCGGCCGGGTACGCGGGACGGCCGAGGTGTCGGTCGGCGGTGTCGCCGCAGGCGTACGCGTCTGCTCGCCGTACGTCTTCGACCTGACCGGGCTGACGACGCCGGGACCGAACACCGTCGAGGTCACCGTGTTCGGCACGCTCGCGCCCCGGCTGGACGCGTCGAGCCCCACGCACTTCGTCTTCCCCGGCCAGCGGGTCACCGGCCTGCTGGGGCCCGTACGGCTGCTCACCGGCACGGTCGTACCGTCCCCGGCCACCCGGCTGCTGCCGTACCAGCGGCCCGCTCCGCCGCTACCGGCGCAGACCGAGCGGAGCACGGACTGACCGGTCAGGACGGGCCGCTCCCCCGCCCGCTGCCCCGGGTGTCGGCGGGGCCGTGCCAGCGTTCACGCGCGCTCGCGACCCGGAACAGATAGTCGACGTACGCCTCGTCGTAGAACGTGACACCGGCCGGATCGGGGTCGACGACCGCTTCGGGGGCGGTCCACTCCGCGATGTCCAACTGCTGTCCCAGTGTGTCGCCGTGGGCGGCGACGGCGGCCAGCACCGCGCCGCGCGCGCCGGGTTCGGGACCACGGGCGACGCGCAGCGGACGGCCCAGTACGTCGGCGAACAGCCGTAGCCAGGCGGGGTTGCGGGCGCCGCCGCCGCAGACCGCCAACTGGCCCGTCAGACCTGCCGCTTCCAGACAGTGCCGGGCCGCGAAGGCGATGGCCTCGCACATGGCGCGGACCAGGTCGGCGCGGGTGGCCCGCAGATCGAGTCCGGTGAACTCGGCGCGCGCCATGGGGTCGACGAACGGCGAGCGTTCGCCGGACGGGGACAGATAGGGCAGCGCCGCCACGCCGCGCGCGCCGCGCGGTGACGCGTCGAGCAGTTCGGAGAGCTGGTCGTGGGTCGTGCCGGTGAGGCCGAGCACCCAGTCGAGCGCGACCGTGCCGGTCATCGCTGGCAGGGCCCGCATGTGGCGGTCGGCCCTGGCCGTGGCGAGATGGAAGCCGACCGGGTCGTCGTCGAGGGCGACGCGTTCCACGACGACCTGGCAGGCCAGGGTCGTCCCGACGGTGAGCAGCCCGTCCCCCGGCTCGGTCACGCCCGCGCCCGTGGCGCAGGCCGGCAGGTCGTAGGGGCCCGAGGTGACGGGGGTGCCTCGGGTCAGTCCCTCGATGTGCTCACGCGCCTCCCCGTAGGGCAGGGTCGCGGCGATGGGCGGCAGCAGCCCCGCGCGGTGTTCGATGCCGAGGGCGGCGAGCGCTTCGGGCGCGTAGGTGCGGGTGCGCGGGTCGAGGAAGGGCACCGACGCGTCGGAGAGGTCGGTGCCGCGCTCGCCGGTGAGCCGCAGATGGATGACGTCCTTGCAGCAGGCGGCGGTCGTGGCGGCGTCGAGGGACGCGGGTTCGTTGCGGTCGAGCCAGGCCAGCAGCGGCCCCGCCGAGCCGGGGAACAGCACGTTGCCGGTCCGCCGGTAGAGCCGGTCGGCCGTACCGTCCGCCATCCAGTCGGCCACCAGGCCGCCGGCCCTGCCGTCCATCCAGGACATGGCGGGACGTACGGCCCGGCCTTCGGCGTCGACCAGCCACAGTCCGTCGCCCTGTCCGGTGACGGCGACCAGCGCGGGGGCCTGCCCTTCGGTGACCGCGGCGATGACGCCGGTGGCGGCACGCACCACCTCCTCGACGTCCTGCTCGACGTTCTCGCCGTGCCCGCCGAGCGAGATCGGCGTCGATTCGACGCGCAGGGTCGTGCCGTCATCGGCGAAGGCCGCCGCCTTGGCGACCGAGGTTCCCATGTCCAGTCCGACGAACACCGTGCGTTCCTTCCCTCGGCTGAAAGACCTTCAGATGACGCGGTGTGCCAGCGGCTCACCGCGCAGGAACCTGCCCACCTCCGCGGCGGCGATCCGGGCCGCGTTGTGCGCGACGGACGTGTTGGCGCCCGCCAGATGGGGCGTCATGACCAGCCGGGGAGCGCTG is from Streptomyces sp. NBC_00370 and encodes:
- a CDS encoding glycosyl hydrolase, with translation MGSRADGLPGEIAAILAAPPRAFSPTAIWWWSGERLDRARLRAQLERFAEGGVFNLVILNLAPSGPLFGSDADDPPFMSDAWWALLDGVCQDAAELGVFLWFYDQLGFSGADLQARLVDERPQYAGRRLERVRAVVDGAGELSCPPEGQPVGGHAEPLDQAGRVTGPPVAVAVDGRTVRPPGPGRWRLTLHHHVPLGFDYLGAEACAALLDRVHGAFERHLGDRLGTVVVGSFQDELPSLPTWSAGFAADFLRLRGYDLVPYLDALYDGSAGAGPDTGRIRHDYQLTRAELAEEAFFRPLAGWHERHGLLVGCDQQDPARAGHPVGGVELYADYARTHRWFSAPGSDHHGDARIHSSLAHLYGGRRTWIEAFHSTGWGGTLEETFDWLLPWLRAGATLYNPHAVYATTKGGWWEWAPPGTDWRQPYWRHHRVFADAVTRLCAILSLGRHLCEVAVLLPTTTAQAGTALDGVSAAAARAQAVYLELVGDMTWFHTRPGVLDQLGHDADVIDDASLARAAVRDGGADGTRLCVADERYATVLLPACTVLEAHTVRRLVEFASAGGRLVALGAVPEEIVGTDADADSVTLAALRACFADGRAVFVLTAQELAGVLSDVLPGQRPAVEATVPVLARRVGDATVVFLTAGAPRATRAAVAAPDERGAALGWLDARYDFDPGRYARTARVRVRGVAGPAVLLDPFGGAPRPLPVGDAADEPGCREVDVPFDAGPAAVLVFPAGSDDPPGPEAVGSAGADGSVVIPAEADWDMCLVPTADNTWGDFDRPAAVVRDGQVHTELRTFRHRAEGPGDDGVRDGWAVSGGTAPPAKEQQPLVHATFGPHAVLRDADGETVRVLEWSNSLGIHKDPVHRPVLGPKGHVPEEFIHIGPTPAGTTVRVAVELLLSEAFEGHLAIGAAAAKSARLAGQPVGLDDGGHLALGTVQLGAGRQLLELELTPDQDVELRAHVALVRDPDRYRRPEWISAGAGPDTARVGTTLTLTGTPTRAVVQVAARGRCVLWVNGHVVGRQGGFDPYAEHAVPRVRRHDITGALRAGDNEIAVESTGGDPAVLVDAICHDGEAAVVATAHSDATWWAERDGERVPVAVRREPVGDPAALYLRRRPHPLPGAAWLDPDADDGTVVPVGFAVPGARPSVEWLWFELPPGARRLTVQLHGRGTVYVDGVARGTTADADGTLTADLAEGGAATGVRSAALRVEPHPGHEGGAALAGPVRCEVGPGRIRTGDWEANGLAEYSGGIRYSRVVRLPADAADGRVSLDLGRVRGTAEVSVGGVAAGVRVCSPYVFDLTGLTTPGPNTVEVTVFGTLAPRLDASSPTHFVFPGQRVTGLLGPVRLLTGTVVPSPATRLLPYQRPAPPLPAQTERSTD
- a CDS encoding FGGY-family carbohydrate kinase, coding for MFVGLDMGTSVAKAAAFADDGTTLRVESTPISLGGHGENVEQDVEEVVRAATGVIAAVTEGQAPALVAVTGQGDGLWLVDAEGRAVRPAMSWMDGRAGGLVADWMADGTADRLYRRTGNVLFPGSAGPLLAWLDRNEPASLDAATTAACCKDVIHLRLTGERGTDLSDASVPFLDPRTRTYAPEALAALGIEHRAGLLPPIAATLPYGEAREHIEGLTRGTPVTSGPYDLPACATGAGVTEPGDGLLTVGTTLACQVVVERVALDDDPVGFHLATARADRHMRALPAMTGTVALDWVLGLTGTTHDQLSELLDASPRGARGVAALPYLSPSGERSPFVDPMARAEFTGLDLRATRADLVRAMCEAIAFAARHCLEAAGLTGQLAVCGGGARNPAWLRLFADVLGRPLRVARGPEPGARGAVLAAVAAHGDTLGQQLDIAEWTAPEAVVDPDPAGVTFYDEAYVDYLFRVASARERWHGPADTRGSGRGSGPS